One region of Plasmodium vivax chromosome 7, whole genome shotgun sequence genomic DNA includes:
- a CDS encoding hypothetical protein, conserved (encoded by transcript PVX_099255A) codes for MAPSELHKLSYWEEVYQGEKENYEEENIQPEEWFEENCDKIINWVSNHFNDEEKKKKVAILDVGCGNGLFLYKLRQRGFRNLCGFDFSASAIQLAEKLFGGSGGGNGEESGGGNHTDSRINRGEDPTDVYVQVLDIYNIADQVGEHSKLKRKYKLINDKGTFDIFFMNDKAKEYFSHVSFFFQADTLFCLTSCNACKEELLTIVGNFNRTSAKSQLTLFDEIRYETITFGGVKGQIITTLIFACS; via the coding sequence ATGGCGCCGTCCGAGCTGCACAAACTGAGCTACTGGGAGGAAGTGTATCAAGGCGAGAAGGAAAACTACGAGGAGGAGAACATCCAGCCGGAGGAATGGTTCGAAGAAAACTGCgacaaaattataaactGGGTGAGCAATCACTttaatgatgaagaaaaaaaaaaaaaagtggccaTCCTTGACGTCGGGTGCGGAAACGGGCTATTCCTGTACAAGCTGCGTCAAAGGGGCTTCCGCAATTTGTGCGGCTTCGATTTTTCCGCGAGCGCCATTCAGTTGGCTGAGAAGCTCTtcggggggagcggcgggggaAACGGCGAGGAGAGCGGTGGGGGAAATCACACGGACAGCCGCATAAATCGTGGCGAAGACCCCACCGACGTCTACGTGCAAGTGCTAGATATTTACAACATCGCGGACCAAGTTGGGGAGCACTCAAAGCTGAAGAGAAAATACAAACTGATAAACGACAAAGGAACgtttgatatattttttatgaatgaCAAGGCAAAGGAATATTTCTCGCatgtatctttttttttccaagcgGATACCCTCTTTTGCCTCACATCGTGTAATGCCTGCAAGGAGGAGTTACTAACCATCGTGGGCAATTTTAACAGGACAAGTGCGAAATCTCAGCTGACCCTTTTTGATGAGATACGTTACGAAACCATCACCTTTGGGGGGGTGAAAGGGCAGATCATCACCACTTTGATTTTTGCGTGTTCGTAG